One Roseimaritima multifibrata DNA window includes the following coding sequences:
- a CDS encoding YdeI/OmpD-associated family protein gives MSDYPYNFDAKIVKYGFGKIVFSVVYVPKEITSQLDFSKSKRLRIDGEIEGIRIEAALIPTKGKWYLMVARKLQKLCGVSLGDRVSVSFDIADQDAITVPMELQFALEANDVAREVWDGWTAGKRRGFCYRVDSAKMVATRERRVEETIDFLLSEKHKQMTDADKARLIERLDSLVMAAIPKATKVPKYGGTLYTLKPEEKEAQFCGLFAYKEHVKLSFAQGTSIEDPDGLLEGGGKFRRHLTFNSSDCVDVKVVKRFVKAAAKLGAG, from the coding sequence ATGAGTGACTATCCCTACAACTTTGACGCGAAGATCGTGAAATACGGTTTCGGGAAAATTGTCTTTTCGGTCGTCTACGTACCGAAAGAAATCACCTCGCAGCTGGATTTTAGCAAATCAAAGCGGTTGCGGATTGACGGCGAGATCGAAGGCATCCGCATCGAAGCGGCTTTGATCCCGACGAAGGGGAAATGGTATTTGATGGTTGCAAGGAAACTGCAAAAGCTGTGCGGCGTATCGCTTGGCGACCGCGTTTCGGTTTCTTTTGACATCGCGGATCAAGACGCGATCACGGTGCCGATGGAGTTGCAGTTTGCGTTGGAGGCCAACGATGTGGCTCGTGAAGTCTGGGATGGTTGGACAGCGGGTAAGCGTCGCGGGTTCTGTTACCGAGTCGATTCGGCAAAGATGGTCGCGACACGCGAACGACGTGTCGAAGAAACAATCGATTTCTTGTTAAGTGAGAAGCACAAGCAGATGACCGATGCGGACAAAGCACGTCTGATCGAACGGCTCGATTCGCTTGTGATGGCTGCGATTCCCAAGGCGACAAAGGTCCCGAAGTACGGCGGGACGCTTTACACGTTGAAGCCTGAAGAGAAAGAAGCCCAGTTCTGTGGTCTGTTCGCCTACAAGGAACACGTGAAGTTGTCGTTTGCACAGGGGACGTCGATTGAAGACCCCGATGGTTTATTAGAAGGTGGCGGAAAGTTCCGGCGACACCTGACGTTTAATAGCTCGGATTGCGTCGACGTGAAAGTTGTTAAACGTTTCGTTAAGGCAGCAGCGAAGCTGGGGGCCGGTTAA
- a CDS encoding efflux RND transporter periplasmic adaptor subunit, with the protein MNRPAKKRSLFSRLMIGIVAVSCILSAVIAIRLFNQRNDLPELRTVNVQRRDLVITVGTTGTIEPDEVVQVGPDVSGKIIRFGVDDRDPEKSIGVGSRVSKGTVLFQLDSQQYEIGLQKANAALRLAAADLVRLEAQSHQSQRNLDRADRLRATNPQSVYDEVVTANEMAVALLAVGQAKLEQAEAEVHHAKVSLENTFVRSPIDGIVIDRRANLGQHVSVGHPGLFLLARNLDQMQIRASVSESDIGKVKLGQPVTFTVDAHRDQTMGGRVKEILLNARMHGNFVTYDVIVSIDQTDLKLLPHMTTDVEFEIIKREQAWLVPTGALQWWPGADQMEQSVARDFTSDSDESSSPSKGDTAYVWVPADNGKVRAVPVRVGIDDGVQTEVIGGAFESESPVVVGEIKRTTLARIIPTVKTLR; encoded by the coding sequence TTGAATCGCCCCGCCAAAAAACGCTCGCTATTTTCGCGACTGATGATCGGAATCGTTGCGGTCAGCTGCATCCTTTCTGCGGTAATCGCCATACGCCTGTTCAATCAACGCAACGATTTACCCGAACTGCGTACGGTGAATGTCCAGCGCCGCGACCTTGTCATCACCGTCGGCACCACAGGGACCATCGAACCGGACGAAGTCGTCCAAGTAGGTCCCGACGTTTCCGGAAAAATCATTCGCTTCGGTGTCGATGATCGCGATCCCGAAAAATCGATTGGTGTCGGCTCGCGAGTCAGCAAAGGGACCGTGCTGTTTCAATTGGACAGTCAGCAATACGAGATCGGTCTGCAGAAGGCAAATGCCGCCCTTCGATTGGCCGCAGCGGACTTGGTGCGATTAGAGGCTCAGTCCCATCAATCCCAGCGAAACCTCGATCGGGCAGATCGACTGCGTGCGACAAACCCGCAAAGCGTTTACGACGAAGTCGTTACCGCCAATGAAATGGCTGTGGCACTGTTAGCCGTTGGTCAGGCCAAACTTGAGCAAGCCGAAGCGGAAGTTCATCACGCAAAAGTCAGCCTGGAGAACACGTTCGTTCGCTCCCCGATCGATGGCATCGTGATCGATCGACGAGCCAATTTGGGCCAACACGTCAGCGTCGGTCATCCAGGACTTTTCTTGCTGGCCAGGAACTTGGACCAAATGCAAATCCGAGCATCGGTTAGCGAAAGCGACATCGGCAAAGTGAAACTGGGCCAGCCCGTCACGTTTACGGTCGACGCACACCGCGACCAAACGATGGGCGGGCGTGTGAAAGAGATTTTACTGAATGCCAGAATGCATGGAAACTTTGTGACCTACGACGTGATCGTGTCGATTGACCAAACCGATCTAAAGCTTTTGCCGCACATGACCACGGATGTCGAATTTGAAATCATCAAGCGCGAGCAAGCATGGTTGGTGCCAACCGGTGCCCTTCAGTGGTGGCCCGGCGCGGATCAAATGGAACAGTCGGTCGCCAGAGATTTTACCTCGGACAGCGATGAATCCAGCTCGCCAAGCAAAGGAGACACCGCCTATGTTTGGGTCCCCGCGGACAACGGCAAAGTGCGAGCCGTTCCGGTTCGCGTCGGCATTGACGATGGCGTGCAAACCGAAGTGATCGGGGGTGCGTTCGAATCGGAATCGCCGGTGGTTGTCGGCGAAATCAAACGGACGACCCTTGCGAGAATCATTCCGACCGTGAAAACGCTCCGCTAG
- a CDS encoding glycosyltransferase has protein sequence MMLLQTAMFAFWALTGFAAGNTVCTALTLFVLFRHRATVSADEDLPRVAVLLCLRGADPSLAGGLRRLMHQRYPDFEIFIAIDSDTDPAWEIVNQANDGSSHTASLTSALGGESGSQVSCGVSSVSRSSDALGPSGACIVHASTLRDRLKTCSLKCSSLVQLLDQIDDSFEVLVLADSDLESHPTWLRELVAPLADPRIGATFGNRWFVPTIGWMGSLVRQVCNAIGVVTMHLKQIPWGGSLAIRASVVKESGLRETLTRSIVDDGPIRVALKKRRLKLRFVPSLMMANREDCDLRFAHSFLTRQLKWTRTYMSAGWPAMLVYTLAVLCTYLVTLVLVVVCLFQGFNTEAYWFAAGAMVYSVTVMVLWLLLDFAARRIIRAQGESVPGMFGMQFLKIPAAMLLSVVIHISAIIRATFLRRVVWRGVTYEVRGPSDVRMLDEGTIQSPLDTSNVSL, from the coding sequence ATGATGCTTCTTCAAACGGCGATGTTTGCTTTCTGGGCGCTCACCGGATTCGCAGCGGGCAACACCGTGTGCACCGCCCTTACGCTGTTTGTCCTATTCCGGCATCGTGCGACGGTCTCCGCTGACGAAGATTTGCCCAGGGTCGCTGTGCTGCTCTGTTTGCGCGGAGCCGATCCCAGCCTTGCGGGGGGCTTACGTCGATTAATGCATCAGCGTTATCCCGACTTCGAAATTTTCATCGCCATCGATTCGGATACCGATCCCGCCTGGGAGATCGTTAATCAAGCCAACGACGGCTCGTCGCACACCGCCTCTTTGACCTCCGCATTGGGTGGGGAGAGCGGCAGCCAAGTTAGCTGCGGTGTGTCGTCAGTTTCGCGATCCAGCGATGCACTCGGTCCGAGCGGTGCGTGCATCGTTCACGCTTCGACGCTACGTGATCGACTGAAGACATGTAGTCTGAAGTGCAGTTCGCTGGTCCAGCTTTTGGATCAAATCGACGATTCGTTCGAAGTGTTGGTGCTTGCCGATTCAGACCTTGAGAGCCACCCAACGTGGTTGCGCGAGTTGGTGGCTCCGCTGGCGGACCCTCGAATTGGCGCCACCTTTGGCAACCGATGGTTTGTTCCGACCATTGGCTGGATGGGATCGTTGGTGCGCCAGGTTTGCAATGCGATTGGCGTTGTTACGATGCATTTGAAGCAGATCCCCTGGGGCGGCTCTTTGGCAATTCGTGCTTCGGTGGTGAAAGAGAGCGGTCTTCGCGAAACGTTGACGCGATCGATTGTTGACGATGGCCCGATTCGGGTGGCTTTGAAAAAGCGGAGGTTGAAGCTTCGCTTTGTTCCGTCGTTGATGATGGCGAATCGCGAGGACTGTGATTTGCGGTTCGCCCACAGTTTTCTCACACGGCAACTCAAATGGACCAGGACGTACATGAGTGCCGGATGGCCAGCGATGCTGGTCTACACACTTGCGGTACTTTGTACTTATTTGGTGACGCTTGTGCTGGTTGTGGTTTGTCTGTTTCAGGGGTTTAACACCGAGGCATACTGGTTTGCCGCAGGAGCGATGGTTTATAGCGTGACGGTGATGGTGTTGTGGTTGCTTTTGGACTTTGCGGCTCGCAGGATCATTCGGGCTCAGGGCGAATCAGTGCCCGGCATGTTCGGAATGCAGTTCCTGAAAATCCCCGCTGCCATGTTGCTGTCGGTTGTTATTCATATTTCCGCAATCATTCGTGCTACATTTCTTCGGCGTGTGGTCTGGCGTGGGGTGACTTACGAGGTCCGTGGTCCCAGCGATGTGCGAATGCTTGATGAGGGGACGATCCAGTCGCCATTGGATACGTCCAACGTCTCTCTTTGA
- a CDS encoding PhzF family phenazine biosynthesis protein, with translation MSIPIWQIDAFADRPFTGNPAAICILENYPSDGWLQMVAAEMNLSETSFIVPAGEPNSYHLRWFTPTTEVDLCGHATLAASHILIEQGRADVNEPIRFQTLSGELSCTRSGSQITLDFPATQEQQDVDASIAQSLNAALGTGDANVKMLQTKFDLAVIYEEADTVENLRPDFNALQQIQTRGVMVTAPSQRPDIDFVSRFFAPRCGINEDPVTGSAHCFLAPFWASRLSKTSLVGHQASPRGGTVHCQLAGDRVKLSGKAVTVTEGHLLVEPK, from the coding sequence ATGAGTATTCCCATTTGGCAAATCGACGCCTTTGCGGATCGCCCGTTCACCGGCAATCCTGCTGCCATCTGCATTTTGGAGAACTACCCGAGCGACGGTTGGTTGCAAATGGTCGCTGCTGAAATGAACCTGTCGGAAACGTCGTTCATTGTTCCTGCGGGTGAACCGAACTCGTATCATCTTCGCTGGTTCACACCAACAACCGAAGTCGATCTTTGCGGTCACGCCACTCTGGCTGCCTCGCACATATTGATCGAACAAGGGCGAGCTGATGTCAATGAACCGATTCGGTTCCAAACGCTCAGCGGCGAATTATCATGCACGCGTTCTGGCTCTCAGATCACGTTGGACTTTCCGGCGACGCAGGAACAGCAAGACGTCGACGCGTCGATCGCCCAAAGTCTCAATGCCGCACTCGGCACCGGAGATGCTAATGTTAAAATGCTGCAAACCAAATTTGATCTGGCTGTCATCTACGAGGAAGCCGACACCGTGGAAAACCTGCGTCCTGACTTTAATGCACTCCAGCAAATCCAGACCCGCGGCGTCATGGTCACAGCCCCCAGCCAACGACCGGACATCGATTTTGTTTCACGCTTCTTCGCCCCGCGTTGTGGGATCAACGAAGATCCCGTCACCGGATCCGCCCACTGCTTCCTCGCACCATTTTGGGCGTCCCGACTTAGCAAAACTTCCCTCGTCGGCCACCAAGCGTCGCCACGAGGTGGAACCGTTCACTGCCAACTCGCCGGAGACCGCGTCAAGCTTTCAGGAAAAGCGGTGACCGTGACCGAAGGGCATCTATTGGTGGAACCCAAATGA
- a CDS encoding glycosyltransferase — translation MTLAIAFFWAVILIVAIQAVFSLVFVVKMSQRGRATKRSFTPPVAIILCLRGADPFLKQSIRCLLDQDYPDFQLRVVVDSEEDPAGQILREFESDARMHVSILRDPLDTCSLKCSAIVQAIRGLDASFEIIALCDADTIPEPTWLADLVAPFENPKVAVTTGNRWYQPQPPTGAPLVRYLWNIPAAINMIVFRIAWGGSLAIRSRVIEEAGLLDKWSHALCEDTMLDRVVRQHGYRQVFVPNVMVVNRETCTFGDLMNWVPRQLLTAKLYHPSWPATVGYGILSSAIPFIAAAVAIMGWFRSDFDSLQTALIAFVGFEISNALLVILCEHSFRRMGAHKESAESWMKLSSIVKLTFWIVISQLISPLWFCKCFFTTKVSWRGIAYHIRGTKIKRGPYAPYAEPVTDSRSL, via the coding sequence GTGACTCTCGCCATCGCTTTTTTCTGGGCTGTGATTCTGATCGTGGCGATTCAGGCTGTTTTTTCGCTGGTATTTGTTGTGAAGATGTCGCAAAGGGGGCGAGCGACGAAACGGTCTTTCACACCCCCCGTCGCGATCATTCTTTGTCTGCGCGGCGCGGATCCGTTTTTAAAGCAAAGCATCCGATGTTTACTGGATCAAGATTACCCCGATTTTCAGTTGCGGGTTGTCGTTGACAGTGAAGAGGATCCTGCTGGACAGATTCTTCGCGAATTTGAATCAGACGCTCGAATGCATGTGAGTATTTTGCGAGACCCTCTCGATACCTGCAGCCTAAAATGCAGTGCCATTGTTCAGGCGATTAGGGGACTGGATGCATCGTTCGAGATCATCGCGTTGTGTGACGCCGACACGATCCCTGAACCGACTTGGTTGGCCGACCTTGTCGCCCCGTTCGAGAACCCCAAGGTGGCGGTAACGACCGGCAACCGCTGGTATCAACCTCAGCCTCCTACCGGCGCTCCGTTGGTTCGTTACCTTTGGAACATTCCTGCTGCGATCAACATGATCGTGTTTCGAATCGCTTGGGGGGGAAGCCTTGCGATTCGTTCTCGTGTGATCGAAGAAGCCGGTTTGCTGGACAAGTGGTCGCATGCGTTGTGTGAAGATACGATGCTGGACCGAGTCGTGCGTCAACACGGTTACCGTCAAGTCTTCGTGCCCAATGTTATGGTGGTCAATCGCGAAACGTGCACGTTCGGCGACCTGATGAACTGGGTTCCTCGGCAGTTGCTGACCGCAAAACTTTACCATCCCAGTTGGCCCGCGACGGTCGGCTACGGAATCTTATCGTCCGCCATTCCGTTTATCGCGGCGGCGGTGGCGATCATGGGGTGGTTCCGATCCGACTTTGATTCGCTGCAAACAGCGCTGATTGCATTTGTTGGGTTTGAAATTTCCAACGCGTTGCTGGTTATCCTTTGTGAACACAGCTTTCGGCGTATGGGGGCGCACAAGGAGTCCGCCGAAAGCTGGATGAAACTTTCGTCGATCGTGAAGCTAACGTTTTGGATCGTGATCAGCCAACTCATTTCACCGTTGTGGTTCTGCAAGTGCTTCTTCACGACCAAGGTGAGTTGGCGAGGAATCGCCTATCACATTCGTGGCACAAAAATCAAAAGAGGCCCGTATGCTCCCTATGCCGAGCCTGTGACCGACTCTCGTTCTCTTTGA
- a CDS encoding TolC family protein, with the protein MSHRAITLTLIAMVMVSSHGCRNSSPSQAFQQGYTPSNLVAYPTGKSGAIEDGSETDQGSDVATVAHLQESVQRSPPTADEFDQLTAWPLSLDEAVQMALSNSEVMRDHGARVLTYPDMVRTTLDPELLRSDPNLGIDACLSAFDTQIQSGFAWNGNGNSVNSAFSNGQFGVFSQPETIAKLGVGRILHSGTNVSVGGMGGYDENLAGGPYAAYGAEVRHPLMRGSGAEFNDIAGPMAKSGVYRGVRIAQIDLHQAKLEVEQAVSELVRDVSIVYWELFFAHQNLAAKRTALENARQAWQLEQQRVEQAVSPPDVEALARQQYYSAEAAVRNAICGTNPGQTGVYSVELKLRTLLALPACDDRLIQPVGPPLRAPLRFDWQESDSLALGSRIELRKQQAIIDKRILEIKAAKNLRLPQLDLIAQYRRLADNPPSDTELFGSALQGWQLGVDYSRPVMNRRENAAVRHAQLQLKREQAIAAEQRRQITAQLRTTFIDLDRAFGTMNSMEQSRDASRIRLAAQSQRHAEGDVRVEDVLEAQIRATKAETEFQRSLVDYNLAFIKVHYARGTLLQAMGVGFGPPTIDEYQFSLNSASVFAQPENLENNVSGTRIASPSATQQSPTLR; encoded by the coding sequence TTGAGTCACCGAGCCATCACGTTGACGCTGATCGCGATGGTGATGGTAAGCTCTCACGGCTGCCGGAATTCCAGTCCAAGTCAGGCGTTTCAGCAGGGATATACGCCATCGAATTTGGTGGCCTATCCGACCGGAAAATCGGGTGCCATTGAAGACGGCTCGGAAACGGACCAGGGATCCGACGTCGCGACCGTTGCACATCTGCAGGAATCGGTTCAGCGGTCGCCGCCCACCGCCGATGAGTTCGATCAGCTGACGGCTTGGCCTTTGTCGCTTGATGAAGCGGTACAGATGGCGCTTAGCAACAGTGAAGTGATGCGCGACCACGGCGCACGCGTATTGACGTATCCCGACATGGTGCGAACCACGTTGGATCCCGAATTATTGCGAAGCGATCCAAATCTTGGAATCGACGCATGCCTGTCTGCATTCGACACTCAAATTCAGTCTGGCTTTGCTTGGAACGGCAATGGTAATTCGGTCAATTCGGCATTTTCGAACGGCCAGTTCGGCGTTTTCTCGCAGCCCGAAACGATTGCCAAATTAGGTGTTGGCCGTATCTTGCATTCGGGAACCAACGTCTCGGTCGGCGGTATGGGGGGCTATGATGAAAACCTTGCTGGCGGTCCCTACGCGGCTTACGGCGCCGAAGTTCGACATCCGTTGATGCGAGGATCGGGGGCTGAGTTCAACGATATCGCCGGGCCGATGGCGAAGTCGGGTGTCTACCGAGGAGTCCGTATCGCTCAGATCGATCTCCATCAGGCAAAGCTTGAAGTCGAACAGGCTGTTTCCGAATTGGTCCGTGATGTGTCGATCGTGTACTGGGAGCTCTTCTTCGCGCATCAGAATTTGGCAGCGAAGCGGACGGCACTTGAGAACGCGCGGCAGGCATGGCAGCTTGAGCAACAGCGTGTTGAACAAGCGGTCAGTCCTCCCGACGTCGAAGCTTTGGCGCGGCAGCAGTACTACTCCGCTGAGGCTGCCGTCCGGAATGCAATTTGTGGGACGAATCCGGGGCAAACCGGCGTCTACAGCGTCGAGTTGAAATTGCGCACGTTGCTGGCCCTTCCCGCTTGCGATGACCGGTTGATTCAACCCGTCGGTCCTCCGCTGCGAGCGCCGCTACGGTTTGATTGGCAGGAAAGCGACTCGTTGGCCCTGGGAAGCCGAATCGAACTGCGCAAACAACAGGCCATCATCGATAAGCGAATCCTTGAAATCAAAGCGGCCAAAAACCTTAGGCTTCCACAGTTGGATTTGATCGCTCAGTACCGACGATTGGCCGATAATCCGCCGTCGGATACGGAGCTGTTTGGAAGTGCCTTGCAGGGTTGGCAGCTGGGGGTTGATTACAGCCGTCCAGTCATGAACCGCCGAGAGAACGCTGCAGTCCGGCATGCTCAGCTTCAGCTGAAACGCGAGCAAGCGATCGCCGCCGAACAACGCCGCCAGATAACGGCTCAGCTTCGCACGACGTTCATCGATTTGGATCGCGCGTTCGGGACGATGAATTCGATGGAACAGAGTCGCGACGCGTCGCGGATCCGATTGGCCGCTCAATCGCAGCGCCATGCCGAGGGAGATGTCCGAGTTGAAGACGTCTTGGAGGCTCAGATCCGAGCTACCAAAGCCGAAACGGAATTCCAACGCAGCTTGGTCGATTACAATTTGGCGTTCATCAAAGTGCACTACGCGAGAGGCACATTACTGCAAGCGATGGGAGTTGGATTTGGTCCGCCAACGATCGACGAATACCAGTTCTCGCTAAATTCGGCTTCGGTGTTCGCCCAACCGGAAAATCTTGAGAACAATGTCTCGGGGACGCGAATTGCTAGTCCTTCAGCGACTCAGCAATCCCCGACGCTGCGATAA
- a CDS encoding SDR family oxidoreductase, whose amino-acid sequence MSTKNTFAITAASGQLGSEIVLATAEIVGTDNVIGLARTPSKAESLGVEIRPGDYTSRRDLQESLCGVDTLLLISGMDAPDKRIQQHRNVIDSAKQAGVRKIVYTSIQGAEQNTAFSPIVQSNRQTEQDVRESGLAWVIGRNGIYIEPDVDYIATYIERGEIANCASDGKCGYTTRSELAYAYARMMAESKHDGQTYNLHGEAITQQQLTEYMNTAFGTDLKYRSMSVQEYREDRIAELGEFMGNVIAGIYEGIRNGEVNNPSHFTEAAGRDHLSWKVYFDGLKESVPPR is encoded by the coding sequence ATGTCTACGAAAAACACCTTCGCAATCACCGCAGCGAGCGGTCAGCTTGGATCAGAAATTGTCCTTGCTACGGCTGAAATCGTCGGCACGGACAACGTCATCGGACTCGCCCGCACGCCCAGCAAAGCGGAATCGCTCGGCGTCGAAATACGTCCCGGTGACTACACGTCGCGTCGTGACCTTCAAGAATCGCTGTGCGGTGTCGATACTTTGCTTCTCATTTCCGGCATGGACGCTCCGGACAAGCGGATCCAACAGCATCGCAACGTCATCGACTCCGCAAAGCAGGCCGGAGTCCGTAAGATCGTTTACACCAGCATCCAGGGTGCGGAACAGAACACCGCTTTTTCACCGATCGTCCAGAGCAACCGGCAAACCGAACAAGATGTTCGCGAAAGTGGGCTCGCCTGGGTGATCGGACGCAACGGGATCTACATTGAACCGGATGTTGACTACATCGCAACGTACATCGAACGAGGCGAAATTGCGAATTGTGCGAGCGACGGGAAGTGCGGCTACACAACGCGTTCCGAACTCGCATACGCTTACGCTCGAATGATGGCGGAATCAAAACATGACGGCCAAACTTATAATTTGCATGGCGAGGCGATCACCCAACAGCAACTAACCGAATACATGAATACCGCCTTTGGCACCGATTTGAAATACCGTTCGATGTCGGTCCAGGAATATCGCGAAGATCGAATCGCCGAACTTGGCGAATTCATGGGCAACGTGATCGCGGGAATCTACGAAGGCATCCGCAACGGCGAAGTGAACAACCCAAGCCACTTTACGGAGGCTGCCGGCCGAGATCATTTGAGCTGGAAAGTGTATTTCGATGGCCTGAAAGAGAGTGTTCCACCGCGATAG
- a CDS encoding alpha/beta hydrolase fold domain-containing protein: MNRIVVLLTMCLLSSPAFGQSVGYPPSFDDARAETYKTIDDVEMKVWIFDPPDHQASDSRPAIVFFFGGGWTTGNPAQFERHCRYLASQGMVAMTADYRVRSRHGTLADKSLEDAESAIRWVRDNAKRLGIDPNRVAAGGGSAGGHLAACLGVVAPLSQPATEPASKQTSSVPNALALFNPALLLAPFEEIRLGQNEDGVDKFADIATRTGVPPERISPIHHIRSGLPPTVIFHGEADTTVPFETAKRYTELATQAGNRCELASYPHATHGFFNYGRGGEPGEFYPLTVSRMHTFLQSLGYLQNPPAIALPKSSNVHYRSHFDFSRHAFENNKKGTVAFIGGSITEMDGYRVMVQADLQARFPETEFTFINAGISSTCSTTGAFRLAEDVLAAKPDLLFIEFAVNDDQDAAHAERECIRGMEGILRHARTALPQLDMVVTHFVNPPMLQKLQNGETPTSSGAHERVAAHYGVASIDLAREVAERITAGSLTWEAYGGTHPKDPGNRLAADMIKDLFDATWSSPIADHPRSKSHRSARQIDKNSYAKGKMLPPAAAKLDNGWVVHQPDWASLPGSKRARFSDMQLLCSTEVGSQCTLEFNGTGIGLFVLAGPDAGAVEYSIDRGEPRTLDLYHHYSKGLHYPRTVMLNADLEPGKHQIEIRVAKTKNESSQGNAIRILKFAVNQ; the protein is encoded by the coding sequence ATGAATCGAATTGTTGTCCTGCTTACGATGTGTCTTCTTTCATCGCCTGCGTTCGGCCAATCGGTCGGTTACCCGCCCAGCTTCGATGATGCGCGAGCGGAAACGTACAAGACGATTGACGACGTGGAAATGAAAGTGTGGATCTTTGATCCACCTGATCATCAGGCCAGTGATTCGCGTCCTGCGATTGTGTTCTTCTTTGGTGGCGGCTGGACGACAGGCAATCCAGCTCAATTCGAAAGACATTGCCGGTATCTGGCGTCACAGGGAATGGTCGCGATGACCGCCGACTACCGCGTCCGCTCACGCCACGGAACCTTGGCGGACAAATCACTCGAAGACGCTGAATCCGCGATTCGCTGGGTTCGTGACAATGCCAAACGGCTGGGGATCGATCCCAATCGCGTCGCCGCCGGCGGAGGCTCCGCTGGCGGGCACTTGGCTGCCTGCCTAGGCGTGGTAGCGCCGCTAAGCCAGCCGGCAACCGAGCCGGCATCAAAACAAACTAGCAGCGTGCCCAACGCATTGGCACTGTTCAACCCCGCCTTGCTTTTGGCACCTTTCGAGGAGATCCGTTTGGGTCAAAACGAAGATGGAGTCGACAAGTTCGCTGACATCGCCACACGTACTGGCGTCCCACCGGAGCGCATCTCACCGATTCACCACATTCGTTCCGGCCTACCGCCAACGGTGATCTTTCATGGCGAAGCCGACACGACCGTTCCCTTTGAAACGGCAAAGCGGTACACGGAACTGGCAACACAAGCGGGCAACCGCTGCGAATTGGCCAGCTACCCACACGCCACTCACGGTTTCTTTAATTACGGCCGAGGAGGCGAACCGGGTGAGTTTTATCCCCTGACCGTCTCGCGAATGCACACCTTCTTGCAGTCGTTGGGATACCTACAAAACCCGCCTGCGATCGCATTGCCCAAATCTTCAAACGTCCATTATCGAAGCCATTTTGATTTCTCTCGGCATGCCTTCGAAAACAACAAGAAAGGGACGGTGGCGTTCATTGGCGGATCGATCACCGAAATGGACGGCTACCGCGTGATGGTCCAGGCCGACCTGCAAGCTCGGTTCCCAGAAACAGAATTCACGTTCATCAACGCCGGGATCAGCTCCACATGTTCCACAACGGGTGCCTTTAGACTCGCCGAGGACGTTCTTGCTGCGAAACCGGACCTGCTGTTCATCGAATTCGCGGTGAACGACGATCAGGATGCGGCACACGCCGAGCGTGAATGCATTCGCGGAATGGAAGGGATCCTCAGACATGCCCGAACGGCCCTTCCACAATTGGACATGGTGGTCACCCACTTTGTGAATCCACCGATGCTGCAAAAATTGCAAAACGGCGAAACGCCAACCAGTAGCGGTGCCCACGAACGCGTGGCCGCTCACTACGGAGTCGCATCGATCGACCTGGCTCGAGAAGTGGCCGAGCGGATCACGGCGGGCTCGTTGACCTGGGAAGCGTACGGTGGCACGCACCCCAAAGATCCAGGCAACCGGCTTGCGGCCGATATGATCAAAGATCTGTTCGATGCAACATGGTCGAGTCCCATCGCAGATCACCCCCGCAGCAAATCGCATCGCTCGGCAAGGCAGATCGACAAGAACAGCTATGCAAAAGGAAAGATGCTGCCTCCCGCGGCGGCAAAACTTGACAACGGCTGGGTCGTCCACCAACCGGACTGGGCGAGTTTGCCAGGATCCAAGCGAGCAAGGTTTAGCGACATGCAACTGCTGTGCAGCACCGAGGTCGGTTCACAGTGCACGCTAGAGTTCAACGGAACAGGAATCGGTTTGTTCGTCCTAGCCGGTCCCGATGCCGGGGCAGTCGAATATTCCATCGACAGAGGCGAACCTCGAACGCTAGACCTATACCATCACTACAGCAAGGGCTTGCACTATCCACGCACGGTGATGCTGAATGCAGATCTAGAGCCAGGCAAACATCAGATCGAAATCCGAGTCGCCAAAACAAAGAACGAATCCAGCCAAGGAAACGCAATCCGAATCCTAAAGTTTGCCGTAAACCAGTAG
- a CDS encoding DUF6653 family protein codes for MNQLGRATERAMGMNDSVWERHANPWSGWSRVAILPMLAIAIWSRVWIGWWSLIPITILIAWIWINPRIFPRPKSVDNWMSQGVLGERIWLANKPGSIADHHIRVARVLTIIAGLGTLIFVGGLIWLNVAATLFGLAVSMLGKLWFIDRMVWIYKDQQSSTK; via the coding sequence ATGAATCAATTGGGCCGAGCCACCGAACGAGCGATGGGGATGAATGATTCCGTCTGGGAGCGGCATGCGAACCCGTGGAGTGGTTGGAGCCGTGTCGCAATCTTGCCAATGCTCGCCATCGCGATCTGGAGTCGAGTCTGGATTGGATGGTGGTCGCTCATTCCTATTACCATCCTTATCGCCTGGATTTGGATCAACCCGCGGATTTTTCCGCGGCCCAAATCCGTCGACAATTGGATGTCGCAAGGTGTGCTAGGCGAACGGATTTGGTTGGCGAATAAACCTGGCTCCATCGCCGATCATCATATCCGCGTCGCACGTGTGCTCACCATCATCGCTGGCTTAGGAACACTCATTTTCGTGGGCGGCCTAATTTGGTTAAACGTCGCCGCCACACTCTTCGGATTGGCAGTATCCATGCTAGGCAAACTCTGGTTCATCGATCGAATGGTGTGGATTTACAAAGACCAACAAAGCTCAACCAAGTGA